From the genome of Homalodisca vitripennis isolate AUS2020 chromosome 8, UT_GWSS_2.1, whole genome shotgun sequence, one region includes:
- the LOC124367528 gene encoding uncharacterized protein LOC124367528 encodes MSSTTLLSAHVLRDSLEIPLQIAFLSLHHQLNHQGQIHATHLPVAPMPSVLMESAPVYRNIKEILTQGVGQSVSSTLTVQETEPVSATSVRTLVLELVVRELNAMSSTIFLSAAVLKECLAILSSNVNPCKLHQ; translated from the exons ATGTCATCAACCACACTCCTGTCTGCACATGTCCTGAGGGATTCACTGGAGATCCCTTTACAAATTGCTTTCCTAAGCCTCCACCAC CAACTGAACCACCAAGGGCAGATCCATGCAACCCATCTCCCTGTGGCCCCAATGCCCAGTGTGCTGATGGAGTCTGCACCTGTCTACCGGAATATCAAGGAGATCCTTACTCAGGGTGTAGGCCAGAGTGTGTCATCAACACTGACTGTCCAAGAGACCGAGCCTGTATCCGCAACAAGTGTCAGGACCCTTGTCCTGGAACTTGTGGTCAGGGAGCTCAATGCGATGTCATCAACCATATTCCTATCTGCAGCTGTCCTCAAGGAATGTCTGGCAATCCTTTCGTCCAATGTCAACCCATGCAAG CTCCACCAGTGA